The Amia ocellicauda isolate fAmiCal2 chromosome 16, fAmiCal2.hap1, whole genome shotgun sequence nucleotide sequence GTCCTGGACGAGCCCGGCTGCCTCCTGCCctcacacacgcgcacacaccaCCCCCCCGACACCAAGACCCCTGCCAAATCCGGGAGCCCAGATGCGCCGGTCTAGTGCATCCCATTTTTCCTGAACGCGCAGAAACCTGCCTGACTCGGCCCTTTGGTGTCGAGAGAAACGACAGGAATAGTGGAGGGGTGGGGAACAGAGGAGTAAACAAACTGTCAATAAGACCCGGGGCCGCCGACGGAGAAAGAGCACGAAGGTCACGGTGTCTGGGGTGGGCGCTGCCAGTTAATCGGCCAACACCTCTCTCTTTATCCCTCACTCAGGCCAGGGAGCCAGGGAGCGAGGGGAAAAGGACCCCCAacacagaggagagaggaggggactggactggacagggATAGACTAAGCTGGactgtctctctcctcttctaAATGTAAGTGGACAGAGGTGTAAGTTTCTTTGCCACAGTGGCATCAAGGGTCAGGTACTGCCAGTCCAAACGCGAACATGCGCTCTCCCACACACCCCTCAGAGACGCTGGGCTCAGGACAGtaccatttcatttcatttattcttttcattttaaacaaacaaacagaaaaaacaagtgTGCTTTACAGAAGGCTTTCACTGCTCGACGAACAGCAGCGCACAGTGCAAACTACAGGCCCTCGGGCCAACTTGGAAGGCAGGAGAACGGAGgctgagtgtgtcagtgtgtgagtgtgtgtgtcagtgtgtctgggtgtctgagtgtctgagtgtctgagtgtcagtgtgggtgtgtgtgtgagtttgcaattgtgtgtcagtgcgagtgtgtgtgttagtgtgcgtgtgtgtgtgagtgtgtgaacacacttactttaatatttaaaaacccTGCGCTCCTTCAAATCAGCAGAACGgatttcaaatatattaataatctgCAGAGACGCAACATCAATTAAATTACAATTACCATTCCCACACAGCATTGCTCTCTACATCCGATTGTCCGTCTCAAGTTGAAATCAGCAGGAAGAGCTCAAAGTACCACCCCACACTGGGGGGCCACACGCCACGGGCAcatgcacaacacacaacacccaCAGGAAGGCCCCCTGCGCCGGGCAGCATGCAGGGCAGCTCCAGGCAGGCAGCCGGTCTGGCGTCTTGTGTCTACGCAGCTGCCCGTGGGTCCTTCAGGATCCGGGGCTGTCCGTGTGGTGCAGGCTTCTAGCCAGCCGCCTGTTTGGTCTCAGGTGGCGGGGGGATGAGGCTGTCCAGCTGCTGCCTGTGTCCCGACTCCAGCAGCCACTCGTGGAACTTCTTCTCCACCAGAGACTCCAACTGGCGCCGCTGGTCcctgtggggagagagagggacaaaATGGCTCACACCCggcgcagagagagagagacacgctcAGAGAGTCGAGAGTGAGACGCACAGAGCGCCGAGGGCGAGACGGGTCCAGTTCCTACTCACTTGCTGAGCTTGGCCTCCGTGATGCTCTTCCTCCAGCTCTGGACACGGTGCTCCCGGGCCGCAACAGCCCTCTGGTACGCAGGGGGCAGGCCGCCCGGCACCTCGCTGGTGTCTCCCTCCATCTCGAAGGGCACCACCAGCCGGAAGAACTCGCCGGGGGGCATCAGGCGGAAGGGGGGATTGTCGGGCGGGCCCTCGGAGCCCAGCAGCAGGGGCCGGTCCCAGGCACTCGGCACCACGGCCAGCCCGGCACGCGCCATGTGGTCCTCCAGCGCCGGGTAGTGCGTGTGGAAGGGCGCCAGCGTCAGGGCATCGTTGCCGGGCAGCAGCAGGGGCCGGCGGGGGGTCAGCGGGTGGAAGGTGCAGTAGGAGGAGGCGGCCACGGACAGGCGGCCCGCCGCGCACACCACACGCACGTCCTCGCAGCCCTGCACATGCACCGCCGTCTGCACCGGGCCCAGCACCAGCGTGCAGCGCCGGCACTTCTCCACACTCACCGACCTGCAGCCAGACAGTACAGCGGGACATAGTCACTGCTCAGCACAGCGtaacacagtcacagtcacagcGCAGCAGTCACAGCTCAGAGAGGGAGGCACACCTGAGCGGGGCGAGCAGGTAGATGAAGGCCTCGCAGCAGCGGTGCAGTTTGACATGCGCCCCGGACAGCTTCTCTGAGCTCTTGGCCAGCGTCTGGCGGAAGACCTGAGACATCAGTACCAGCCTGGAGCCCTCCGGCGCCGTGTGCGTGTTCTGTACCACCTTCGCCCGCTTCATAGAGCCctccactgcaacacacacacaggtcactccactgcaacacacacacacacacacacacacacacacacacacacacacacacacacacacacacacacacgtcaccCCTCACCTTGCTGGGCCCAGGCCAGCTTCCTCCCAGAGCGCAGGCAGGCGGTGGTGGCGAAAGGGTTCGGCGCCAGGACATCGCGCAGCCAGGCGTGCAGCCGGGGCAGCGAGAAGCAGCGGGTGAGCGCCGAGTAACCGGCCTGGCCCTGCAGCGGCCCCCAGCCCAGCAGCTCGTGCAGCGGGTGCACGGCGCGGCCGCGGCTCAGGGACCCTTCCAGCACGAAGCTCAGGCCCCGCAGAGCCTCCGCCGACACCAGACTCTCGCGCAGCGCTCCCCCCGGGCCCGAGCCCCGGCCCGCCTGCCCCGGCTCCAGCACCAGCTCCAGCAGCTCCGACAGGTGGGCCTGCACGAACGCCAGGTGGGCCTGATCGTCCCAGTtctgcagagagacagaggggagtTGGCGTTTGTGGTGGCGCCGCGGCTGCAGTCACTGCCTATGATCAGATCCACACGTCTGGGTTTAAGGGAGCCGGGTCGGGCCGGGTCTCGGTACCTTGTTCTGCGCGGTGGTCTTGGAGTCACGGTCAGGGGGCGGGGAGGGGGAGCGGGAGCGCGGACTGGGCCACTCCTCCCCGATCAGAGACGAGCGCAGAGACACACGGTTCAGCTGCTGCATGTACAGGAAGAGCAGGAACTGCAGCGTGTCCACAGAGAGctgggagagaggaagaaagggatggggagagagagggacaggaatAAAGAGAAGAAAGAGGCAGACAGGGAGAAGGctggcattaaaaaaacaacacgcaACCCCAGTGCTGCCGTTTCTCTCAAGCTCTCCACACGTCCCCGCGCCCCTCGCCCATCACCTTGTGCCGCAGCGTGTCCAGCTCCTCGGGGGTCTCGCACTGCGACGCCGCCTCCGCCCACTCCAGCCGCTCCTCAGGGGTCCGCGGGGCAAGCAAGTCGAAGGTCTCGAAGTACAGCCAGGCCGTGTCCCCGGGCAGCTGCAGCTTCCCGCAGGCGATGTGGCGCCACAGCGGCCAGCGCAGCCGGGGGTAGCAGCCGTCCCGGGAGCGCACGTAGGCCGCCATCTTGCGCAGGTAGTGCATGCTGAACTTGGCGGGGGGTGCAGCGGCCGGAAGCACGCCCAGCAGGAAGGGCTCCAGGCGGGGCCACACGCTCACGGTGCAGCGCTCCATCGCCCCCGCGCCGCACGCACTGCGGGAAGGCACGACACACTCGGGTTCACAAAGCGACACGCGCATCCCGAAAACAATCACAACACATGGATGACGGCCAATGACCTCCGGGGTGCAGAGACACAGCTGCCCACGACACGTCAAGCAACACAGCGACACGTAAAGAAAGGGGCAACTTGCGTGAGGGAAATACAGATGGCAGTAAAGGGTGGAACGTACAAGGAACGGATTTTAAGTTTAAAACCGTTCAGAatcttgtttttggttttgagtGACAGGCTGTTTAGATGGTTGACACAGTGGTGGACAAAAGGCAGGGTGGGGGGCAAGTCATACCTATTGCCACCAGCAGGGGCAGCCACCCCCACACTACTGACAACAACCTGACTGGAGAAGACTGATTGGACTCTGCAGGGTAGTGGGACTGGGctgggaagaggagagagagatggggaaaaGTGGACTGTGCAGGAGGTAAATGCTTAGCTGggaaagagagggagtgagagaaagagagggaggttaatatggacacactgactggaaatACTCAGCTGGGTGTTCAGGGCTGTACATTATtaacactgcagagagagaatGGGGGGTTTGTGCTGACTGGAGACCACAGGACAGAAACACAGCTCTGACAGACAACAGCAGCATCCAATCGCACGGTCAaataggggtgtgtgtgttaatggcTGTCTATTGATGTTTCCTTGTTTTTAACGGAAAACGGACTTCACTGCGtcaataagagagagagagagagagagagagagagagacggggttGTGGACAGGGCCCGTATACCGCCAGGATGGAGTGAGGACATGGGGGTCCATCTGTCAGGGGGACACAGTGGGACAGGGAGCCCGAGACTCGAGTGCTGACGTCACACCTGGGCTCCTATCCGCAGTGTCAGAGCATCAATACCGGGTCGGTTCGGTTCGGTTCTGTGTCCCCATGACAAAAACACGAGCGAGGATTCCCTTCCGGGGACATCGgacacacgacacacacacacacacacacacacacactcacacacacacacacagaaacacacactcacacagacagaaacacacacactcacacagaaacacacacactcacacactcacacagacagaaacacacacacacacacacacacacacacacacacacacacacacacagacggacagacacacacacacacacagacggacagacacacacacacacacacacacacacacacacacacagacggacagacacacacacacacacacacacagacggacagacacacacagacggacagacacacacacacacacagacggacagacacacacacacacacacacacacacacacacacacagacggacagacacacagacggacagacacacacacacacacacacacagacggacagacacacacacacacacacacacacacacacacacacacacacagacggacagacacacacacacacacacacacacacagacggacagacacacacacacacacacacacacacagacggacagacacacacacacacacacacacacacagacggacggacagacacagacacacacacacacacacacacacacacacacactcacacacacacacacacacacacacacagaaacacacacactcacacagacacacacagaaacagacacacactcacacacacacacacacacacacagacggacagacacacacacacacacacacacacacacacacacacacacacacacacacacacagacggacggacagacacagacacacacacactcacacagacacacacagaaacagacacactcacacacacagacactcacacacacacacacacacacacacacacactcacacacacacacacagacacacactcacacacacacacacacacacacacacacacacacacacacacacacacacacctaccctTCCCTCGGCTCCCTCCGGCCGGGCCGCTGTCACTCGGAGCCGCTCGGGTGGATGGCGCTCTCCACGCTCCCATGGGCGGACAAACACAGCGGCCTCGTCGGGTCCCCGCTCCAGAGACAACACAGCCACACACCTACAACAGCGACACAAGTACAACAGCCACACAAGTACAACAGCGACACAAGTACAACAGCCACACACCTACAACAGCCACACACCTACAGCCACACAGCCTCCCCGCCGCGCGTCTCGCCTCCCCTTTTGGCGCCGCTGCCTCCTTGGCCTCGGGGGCGCGCCTGGCGGACGTGCACGCGCGTGCAGGGTGTTCACATCAGCGTGCACGCGAGATATTAacgatgaggaggaggaggaggaggaggagtactCACAACTGCGTTAGGAAACTTCGTAAGAAACATATAATACACACATATCTCTCCATTCCCTATACGaattctgggatagttagcaaacttgtcacatttgcagatgatactaaaataggcggctcagcgatacaatctcggcagcacaggctattcagagggactgagataatattcagttgtgggcgacacctggcagatgaaattcaatgtggacaagtgcaaggtattacacgcaggtaacaaaaatgtccagtataattacactatgggaggaacagaactagaacTCAACAGGTCACAGCTAGGGCTGGTttattgttttcaaataaacccatccaaacaatgtggggaagcaaaaatgtccactataaggacactatgggaggaacagaactagatgaagtatcgcatgagaaagacctaggagtctacgtggactcctcactttctccagccaaacagtgtggggaagcaataaaaaaggcaaacacgatgctagggtatattgtcaaaagtgtagagttgagaacaagggcagtgatgttcagactgtacaatgcactagttagagctcatctggatactgtggacagttctgggctccacacttcaagaaagatatcgctgctctagaggcagttcagaggagagcaaccagacttattccaggtctgaagggaacgtcctactgagagactgaggacctgaaccttttcaccctggaacagaggagactacgtggggacttgatccaagtcttcaaaatcatgaaaggcatcgaccacatcaaaccagaggagcttttccagatcagcagggacacacgcacccggggacacaaatggaaattgggcttcaaggcattcaagacagaaaacaggagacacttcttcacacagagaggcgtcacaatctgaacaaactccccagcgatgtggctgaagagacaatgtgggaacattcaaaaacagactggataggatccttgatcacttagttattaatggacaccaaacgagcacgatggggcgaatgggctcctctccactggacactttcttatcaCACTGGGAGAAAAGAGGGGGTGTCCATCTCTCCATCAGTCACCAGGGGAGGGCAGTCTGTAGTTactcctcttgattggacactcTCTCATGTTCTTAATTCATATCCTATATTCCATAAACACTTTTATTTAACGTTGCCATTATATTATTTACACAGACTGCTCCAGCGCACTGTTCTGTCTGAACTGAATCTGATATTTGGACGATGCGCCTTTAAGGCTCGCGCCCGGGCGCAGAGGGGCGGGACTTCCGGGCGGAAGCGGCGTTGCTGTTCGGAGGAGCCGAGAGTGACAGGCGGGCCGACGCGCACACTCACAGCGAGACACCGAGCCGGGCGAGCGGGCACCACCGGAGATACACGGGCAAAACGCCGGCAACAATGGCTTCCAGGAGGCTGAGTCTGAACAGCGCTTGCTGCCTGCTGCTGTACTTCGTGGCGGCGGTGCTGGCGGGGTGAGTGCCGGGGTCCCACACCGGGAGATCAGTGCGCACACTCGCCGTGTTGATCCGGGCGCCTTTTGCGGCGCTGTACACATGTTGCGCTGTGATTGGTCTGCGGCTCTCGGACCCCCGTCGCAGGGGAAATGGGACGCAGAAGCGTGTCCCGTTACACCGTCTCCTCTGGGGGTGCGTGGGTGAATGGGGTCTCGGATGGGCTGTATTTCCTGTGATACCGACCCTCTCCTTAATCGTGTCCTGTGTTTGTACCGCCGGCAGCGGCTGTTTAAAGGGCCGTGGGACTGGGGGGCTGAACGTCACCGCGCACTGCGCCGTGTCATCGCGCTGCATTGACCATTCATCCCTGTTTGCACCACTGTCGCTCTTTCCTCCGTGGGTCACTCGTCGTCAGTGGGGCTAATGTTCAGCCGTGTCTGGGGGCTTTTTCCCGTGGCTGCCCCTGCAGGACAGTGAGCTTCCTCTCGggcacagtctctctctgtcagtgcaCCAAATGATGGGACACGAAAGAGGTGTGGAAGAAAGCAGTAGAAGGACTTATGGACTTGCCTCTCtcattgtgtgtgtctcttctaTTTGTGTTCCTTTAATTGATTGACTGTCTGCTAAGGAGGGTTGCAAGCTTCAGGTGGGGGTGTgtcttggggtggggggtgactGCTGAGCTCCCACCATGCTGCACAGGCACGGACGACCGGACGTCCCTGGAGCTGGCCACCTgctccctcccccccacccaccccaggTGTTTTAAGTGTCCTGCTCCCCCCCAGGTGCAATAAGTGTCCTGCTCCCTCCCTTCCAGGCGCGACTTCTACAAGATCCTGGGCGTGTCCAAGTCGGCCTCCATCAAGGACATAAAGAAGGCCTACAGGAAGCTGGCGCTGCAGCTGCACCCCGACCGGAACCCGGACGACCCCCAGGCCCAGGACAAATTCCAAGACCTGGGCGCGGCGTACGAGGTGGGTGGGCCCTCAGACCGCGGAGTTCCCCGGTGTCCCCATTGCGGAAAGCCAAATCCCTGGTGTCCCCACTGGACTGAGCAGGGTGCCGGCATGGTGGGGCCACAGGGGCGTCTGCCACACCGTCCCGGTCACTGCTGTCTGCACACACTGGTGTTGGCGGACGCCCCCGTGGCGCCACTGCACCGGCCCCCTACTCAGTCCAGCGATCCGGGTGCTAGACTGGCACTAGCACTCTCTAGTATGCAGACAATGTACATATAAGCTAGGCATTTCTACTGTTGTCATACAGATAAGGCACAGGTGTTGTCCTGCCAATGACTTTGTGTGCCAAAGAGCAACTTGTAACACAGTGCGGTGCGTTCAACTGCCCTTCTTTGCTTTTTATTAATCTTTAAACCTCCTGTTATTGTGCAGGGTCCCCATGATTGCCGGGAATGAACGGCACGTGTTTCGATACACCGCTAGTGCAGTTGTGCGGCACTGGAGCTGCTAGTAGCTACACTTGGACTGCTCTGATTGGACGGGCAGTGGACTCTTCCCTGAGGATCTAACCTTGGGTGTTATTTTTACCTTGTTAACCCCTGGAGGGCAGGAGAGGGGCGGCTGGCGTCTGTTGATCGTGAGCGTTGCCAGCTGTGCCGAGCTGTGGGCAGGAGAGGGTTGGTTGTGTTACACCTgcgctgtagtgtagtgtggaAGGAGTAGTTGTGTGTgccttgtgtgtttgtttgtcgaACTGCAGTGCTTTACTCTCCTTTCATTCTTGGGTATGAACTCGATCATTGAATGGACTGGTTTGGAGGAGATGTCAGGTTTTAGCCTCCTTatgcatttatatatctatatcgaCTCAGGTTAAATCAGGAAAGACACCAGCTTCGGATCCCAGGAAGTGCTACCCGGGTTTTGATGCGCCCGTGGGTTTTAAGGTTTAatctttgtgtttttctctcagTCTTTTGTGTGAAGAGAAACCCGCACAGCCGACCTGTAATATAATATTGTTCAGTCGCCCTTGTTTCGCTGCCTGTGTTTATTCACGTCATAATGAATCCAGCCCCTGTGCTGGAGTGTGCAGTGTTACAGTGACAACAGTAGCAACTCTCCCAAAACTAGTCACTTCGTGGAGCTGATCTGCTCTGTTATATGAAGTCATGTTTGAATTCAGACGAGATTCACGTTTCGCAGAGCCTGTCGCTGTCTGTCCTGCGGCTGGGTTTCAATGATTATGCGTGATTGTGCGGGATTGACAGCCGGCGGGGTCGTTGAGGCGGCAGCTGGGCGCGGATTGGTCGAGCGCGGCGTGTGGCCGATGCTGATTGGCCCACGCCTCGGGGTGGGAGGTGCTCAGAGCCGCTGTACCAGCAGCCCGACGAGCCGGAAAAACCGGCCTGGAGTTTCTCCGGGAGATGGTGTATTATAACAGGAATGTCATTTAAAGTATGAAAGTTCCCCGAGGTTTTGTCTTAACCCTGACTGGATGCTAAATCTGCTTCTCATTAACTACCTCGACACAAGGCACTAGTACTTTAGGGTTGAAAGAATCGTATTTATTTCAGATTGGAGCTGATATTTGGGATGCCCACAATTATACACAACTTGACCCAAAGCATTTATGTAAGAAACTTAATTTGTTTCAAGAGAGAAActtgaaaatatacattactgCACCAACCCACGGATTAccagataaaaaataattaaaaaaaagtaatcttcattgaaacattattaaatacatctaAATGTATTAAGTAAATGTTGGCTTTTTCTTTTGAATGAATGTCACAGCAAAGGttacaaaatgttaaattattgGGGTGACAATGGGGTGAGAGAGCGGGGTGACGGAGGGAGGCAGTGGGGTGAGAGAGCGGGCTGACGGAGGGAGGCAGTGGGGTGAGAGAGCGGGGTGACGGAGGGAGGCAGTGGGGTGAGAGAGCGGGGTGACGGAGGGAGGCAGTGGGGTGAGAGAGCGGGGTGATGGAGGGAGGCAGTGGTGTGACAGACTGTCCGGTTGCCCCCAGGTGCTGTCAGACGAGGAAAAGAGAAAGCAGTACGATGCCTATGGGGAGGAGGGGCTGAAGGAGGGACACCACAGCTCCCACGGGGACATCTTCTCCAGGTGAGTGTGTAGGGGTCTTcaggtgagagtgtgtgtgtgcgcgcgcactTATTCTAcaggtgtgagagagagaggagagagagagaaggtatTCTCCAGGTGTGTATTGGGAGAGTGGCTTAGTATTCtccaggggtgtgtgtgtgagagagaggtctGTATTGCCTAGATCAGGGGTGTTGGCTctagtcctggggggccgcagtttTTGCTCAGACAGGATCTCAGTTATTCAgtgaatactgttttattggtaaaagtattttacatttcaaaaataaaaacattcatacaaattgtatgcttgtgattaaaattttaaaaatcaattcttaaaatcacttaaaatttttaaaatcttagtgatttaacgaaaacaaaatactaaacttcaaataaacaaatgcacaaaacaacaaaacaaacatgattaaagcaaaactgctaccaacaaaaaagtcaaatacattgaaaataactgaaaatgcaccggacaaattaaaaaacaattaaaaaggtaaaaataaaaaacaaaccaaaacggtccgatgcatttaaaattaaatccaaacggtcaatgtatttgacaaaactaacaaaaaaaacccaaaacaactagtgctttaaaaacaactaaatctttaaaaacagttaaaattcatttttaaaaatcacagtTATTCAGTGAATTTCGCCACTTTCTCAGAGGCTTATCTAAGACCGACAGTTCAGTTTTACAGCtgatcatttaaaatatgttgatTCCTCACATTATCGTGTCCACAAGCAgctcagagtctggagagaagtgttcaATTGCACAATGCCCTCtgttcattctctctctctctctctctctctctctctctctcacacagtttCTTTGGGGACTTCGGGTTCATGTTTGGTGGCAACCCGCGGCAACAAGACAGGAACATCCCACGGGGGAACGACATTGTGTTAGACCTGGAAGTCACGCTCGAAGAGGTGTATTCTGGGAACTTTGTGGAGGTATGGGCAGCTGTACGCCTATGGCCTGGTTTGAAAGGGGTTTAAAGTCAATTTCTCTCTGCTCTGttgctcttcctctccctctctctctctctctctctctcttcagctTTACTGGAACGACCCTGTGTACTAATGTTAACAGAAAACACTGTGTAGTAAACAGATGGAGACGTGGAGCTTCATGATGTCTTATTATATTACTAAGATACAAATCTCCTTCCTGcttgctctccctctctcaaggTGGTGCGAAATAAGCCTGTGGCGAAGGAGGCCCCTGGCAAGAGGAAGTGTAACTGCCGGCAGGAAATGAGGACCACACAGCTGGGGCCGGGCCGCTTCCAGATGACACAGGAAGTGGTTTGTGATGAGTGTCCCAATGTCAAGTGAGTCTtggctgggggggagggggctggCTGCATGTgtagtgcagagagagagggagggagagggagagcaagCAGTAACCAGGGTGCCCACTCTGCCCCCAGGCTGGTGAATGAGGAGCGGACTCTGGAGGTGGAGATCGAGCAGGGGGTGAGGGACGACATGGAGTACCCCTTCATCGGGGAGGGTGAGGACACACCCTGAGACGCGCCCCGACGCAGAGAGCAATGAACTGAGACACGCACTTATACTGAAAACACTGAGACAGACTGACTGAGAAACTGACATacgtacacacagacacatacatttttataatatgACCCCtattaacccctctctctccccaggcgAGCCGCACATTGACGGGGAGCCCGGAGACCTGCGCTTCCGCATCAAAGTCATGAAGTAAGAGACTCCAGCCGTGGTCTGTGGCCTCATGGCTGTTACCGGTCTGTCTCTCAGCCTGTCCCCCCCAGTGCCTGTCTGTCCCTCCCTGACTGTCCCCCCAGTCTGTCTGTATCTCTTCATGCCTGCGAcgctgtctctctgtcccaaCACTGAGTGTGACACgcgctctttctctctctctctctctctctctctcaggcatcCTGTGTTTGAGCGCCGGGGCGATGACCTGTACACTAATGTCACCATCTCCCTGGCGGAGGCACTGGTGGGCTTCGAGATGGACATCACGCATCTGGACGGGCACAAGGTCCGCGCACATCTCCCTGCTCTCTGGTGCCTTTTGCACTGACTTTAGGAGGAGGGTGtctaatgccccgtttccacagGTTTTGTGGACTGTTGACTGTTAACtgtctgctgccagacgtggccATAAGCGTCCGTCACCCCACTGAGGAAATATTTCTCTTTCAGAAgcgagatgtgtgcttgacttggagacagacagggaagagatcagctacattatgtcggaagaaAAAATCTCTAGTGCTGAgtgggatcacaaagaaattcgttttattagcagcatggagtgaaatccacatacagaaacaatgactgcttacagttagtATCCGAGTggattaaaaacttggatttcacaggacctggtgcagtgccgtgactagttaaactgaaggataataatcggagcggtagcagccgatattattaatattttaggaACAGCTTGATGGTGTTTtaggctgttgtcctgtgaatggtgtgcagaaTGGTGTGTGTTGTATAATAGCCCCACAGAGACAATCGTTATGAAGGCGAAcgcgatttagttaacgtgtccCCATTTACAagtgaaatgaatgaataaataaatacagcagatctgggttttcctCTAAACATTAAGGTCAAAACAAtaggtcaaattgaccggctcagcacttctagtgttaacagaaacatgtatttattatgctgtttacaagcatgtaaagcagaaagaatttaatagacacaaaagtcctttccacatcaggctctatcactagtgttttctgtctttgtttttaaaatgagacACAAACCAAActcacaatcgctctgctcctccacaacagggacggacttcacaatggcctggttttacaaaaagctctgggacgggTCCGGCACAATACGGCACGGCCACTTAAGCctgtggaaccgaggcataataGTCCGGTCCGTAACCTGTCCTTGTCcgtcaccctctccctctcctcctccctctctgtctctccgtcCCTCGCTCTCAGGTGCACATCCTGCGAGACAA carries:
- the tbccd1 gene encoding TBCC domain-containing protein 1, coding for MERCTVSVWPRLEPFLLGVLPAAAPPAKFSMHYLRKMAAYVRSRDGCYPRLRWPLWRHIACGKLQLPGDTAWLYFETFDLLAPRTPEERLEWAEAASQCETPEELDTLRHKLSVDTLQFLLFLYMQQLNRVSLRSSLIGEEWPSPRSRSPSPPPDRDSKTTAQNKNWDDQAHLAFVQAHLSELLELVLEPGQAGRGSGPGGALRESLVSAEALRGLSFVLEGSLSRGRAVHPLHELLGWGPLQGQAGYSALTRCFSLPRLHAWLRDVLAPNPFATTACLRSGRKLAWAQQVEGSMKRAKVVQNTHTAPEGSRLVLMSQVFRQTLAKSSEKLSGAHVKLHRCCEAFIYLLAPLRSVSVEKCRRCTLVLGPVQTAVHVQGCEDVRVVCAAGRLSVAASSYCTFHPLTPRRPLLLPGNDALTLAPFHTHYPALEDHMARAGLAVVPSAWDRPLLLGSEGPPDNPPFRLMPPGEFFRLVVPFEMEGDTSEVPGGLPPAYQRAVAAREHRVQSWRKSITEAKLSKDQRRQLESLVEKKFHEWLLESGHRQQLDSLIPPPPETKQAAG
- the dnajb11 gene encoding dnaJ homolog subfamily B member 11; this encodes MASRRLSLNSACCLLLYFVAAVLAGRDFYKILGVSKSASIKDIKKAYRKLALQLHPDRNPDDPQAQDKFQDLGAAYEVLSDEEKRKQYDAYGEEGLKEGHHSSHGDIFSSFFGDFGFMFGGNPRQQDRNIPRGNDIVLDLEVTLEEVYSGNFVEVVRNKPVAKEAPGKRKCNCRQEMRTTQLGPGRFQMTQEVVCDECPNVKLVNEERTLEVEIEQGVRDDMEYPFIGEGEPHIDGEPGDLRFRIKVMKHPVFERRGDDLYTNVTISLAEALVGFEMDITHLDGHKVHILRDKITKPGAKLWKKGEGLPNFDNNNIRGSLIVTFDVDFPREQLTEQQREGIKQLLKQKPLQKVYNGLQGY